CCTCAAGGGTTTAGAAGATGCTTGCTCGTACAGTCCAGAGCTTGTTTCAGTCCCCCGTAGGGGTAAGGCAGAGCCTCAAGTGGAAGATTTTGTCCACTATCACGAAGGAGGGAGCTTGTTTCAGTCCCCCGTAGGGGTAAGGCAGAGCCTCAAGGCAATGATTGGTACTACGTATGGGCTGAAGACATTCGTGTTTCAGTCCCCCGTAGGGGTAAGGCAGAGCCTCAAGTATTCGAAGAAGATAATTGTGGATCCGCTTTCACAAGTTTCAGTCCCCCGTAGGGGTAAGGCAGAGCCTCAAGCCGATTTTAGGCTGTGAGAATGGTTCGATTGTGTTGGTTTCAGTCCCCCGTAGGGGTAAGGCAGAGCCTCAAGGCCATCTCTAGGGTGTTTTAGCAGCCAACTCCAGTACTTGTTTCAGTCCCCCGTAGGGGTAAGGCAGAGCCTCAAGGTTCTTCCCGTGTTTTTAAATATTCAGACGCTTTGTGTTTCAGTCCCCCGTAGGGGTAAGGCAGAGCCTCAAGACCCTTGAGATAGAAATGGCTGAAAGCGGTTGGGTTAAGTTTCAGTCCCCCGTAGGGGTAAGGCAGAGCCTCAAGCCAATAGCACCACAGGACATGTTTTCTGTGTAGATCGTTTCAGTCCCCCGTAGGGGTAAGGCAGAGCCTCAAGGGCTTTTTGTCTACCTCTCTCTATCATACCAAAATCGCGCTCAGACGCAACAAAATCGCATCAATTTGATCGCCTCGCGGGCCTTACAATTTTAAAACCAAATTCGGTGAGATTTTACGTATGATACCTCTCACCCACTTCCATATTTCCAGGTACGTATTTCGTCCTATCGCCGCTCAGCACCTCTGAGCGCCATTTGCGGACGGGAGACAAAAATTCTAACCAAAACTTGCTCTTTTGTGACTGATACAATTTAGGCAAATGGTTTTTGCAATTATCTGTAATTGGTTATATGCTTATCTGAAGTTAGTAGTGATAATTCATACTTATCTGTAGGGGGTGCCCCCCAACTTTGTAAAAAGGGACATATTACAGTGTGATCAGTATATTCGTTTGAGTTGATCACATTTAGGAAGCATATGAGTTACTTCCAGAACGACCTGACATCAGTGACACTGCACCTTCGCCCGAGGAAGACCAACCGTGTTCCGAAATGGCTCGGACGCGCTGCTCAGGCACTCTACTACTCATCATTACATGATATTCATCCCGTTATTGCCACGGCCATTCACGATGCACATGGGCCTAAGCCGTTCACGATCAGCAATATCATAGGCGCTGAAAACGATGGTGATTTGACTTATCTAAATCCAGGGCATCCAGTTAAATTACGGCTGACGACACTGCATCCTCACATTACCGCAATCACTCATAATACACTTTTGCCAAACTGGAATGGAACGGGTATCGAGCTTCATGGTCAACCTCTGCGGATCATCGCTAATGCGCAGCCAGATCATTGGTCTCAGCAGACGACTTTCGCAGCCTTGCTAGACCGTGCACCCGATTGCCGTGAAGTTCATATGCATTTCACTTCCCCGACTGCCTTTAAAAGTACAGCCGGTCATCACGTCCCATTACCACAACCCGAACTCGTCTTTGGTAGCTTGTTCAATCGCTGGAATTTTTTTGCGCCTCGGCGAATGTCAGATGCTGTCTCGGACAGCATCTCGAAGACAATTCAATGTACCAAAGCTGATGTTCACACAGAAACGATTAAATTCGCCCGGGGCAACAAAGGTGTTATCTCCGGCTTCCTGGGACATGTTTCCTTCTATATAAGCGAACAGGATTCAGTAATTCGGCGTCACATCCAGGCCCTCGCAGCGTTTGCGCTCTATAGTGGCATCGGTGTTCATACAACTGTCGGCATGGGGCAGGTGAAAGGTAGCGTGGCATGAGAAGCCTAAGCGCAAATAATCCGGTGCTGCTCGTCACACTGGGTCAGCGACCCGAAGCAATCACCGTCGCCCTGGATGCTCTGCTTGATAAGTACACTTACGATGAGATTGGTATCCTCACGACAGATCCTAAAAATTCAGGCATTCGACGTGCATATCACGCTCTGCATACCGTGCTTGCAGATGACTACCAACAGTACAAATTTACAGTTGATGACTACATCCTTTGCCATCCGGATGGCTCACCTATTATTGACCTCGATACGAACTACAGCGCTGAGGCGTATTTTCGGGGTCTGCTTCAGGTCATGAAGCCGATACGTGAGCAGGCCACACCGATCCATCTGCTTATAGCAGGGGGACGCAAAGCGATGAGCGTCTATGCCATGCTGGCAGCTACCTGGCTGTTCGGTGTCAATGATCGCGTTTTGACAGTGCTCACACCTCAAGAACTCATGCAATCGGGTTTCTATCATATGCCCAGCAAACATGCACACAGCGTCCAGGTTGTAGAAATGCCTATGGTCATTTCACGGGAACTACCCATCACATTGGCTGCTAAAGATATCGATGAAATGATTGCTACACAAAGTGATCCAGCCCGACGGTTCATCGAATCGCTGTCACACGCACGCAAGCGAGTAGCAAATGCACTAGCCCAAGAGGATGGTATCTCTAATGTTGAGCTTGCATCTCAACTAGGCATCGTAGAAAAGACTGTTGAGAATCATCTCAACGACATATACAAGCAACTGGCTGCGTATTTCGACATTGACCATCTCTCGGATGCACAGAAGCGGCAGATGCTCATCGATGTCATGCGAGGGCGGGTGTAGTAAGGCACAGTTCAAAACGAGTGTCGGAGTTCAACTTGAATAAAAAATTATTGGCAGAATATCGCTACCAGTAGGTTTGTAGGGGGAGTGATTGATGTTGGACTGGCTTGTTTGGCCTTTTAGAAGAATTAAATCTTTTGCGAAATTTATTGCTGAAACTTATATCGGATATTTCTTCCGTAGTTTTGTGGGTAGAGTTTTACTTAGTGTCATATACGTGATTGTGGCGATAATTTCGTTTTCGCTATTTCCCGAACTAGAAAAAGTAAAACTGTTAGACGGTTTGACTACAGAGCTTTTGGGTGTGCTCTTTGTTTTCTTAGTAATCGACTATTACAGGGAGTCTGAAGCGATGGAACAACAAGAACGACGAAAAAAAGAAGCACTATTAGATTATAAGAATGGACTGGAACGTCAGGCAAGAAGTCGAAATAACAATAATGCTCTAGATGCGATTGACATTATTCGTGAAGAGGGCTGGCTGGATGGAAGTACAGATACCAATTTGCTTGAAGATGTGAACCTTGCAAGCTCTGATTTAACAGGAGCTAATCTCCGTGAGGCAAGACTCAGTAATACAGATCTAAGTAACTCGAATCTCACAAATGCAGATTTGAGAGGCGCTGATCTCACAAATACAAAATTCATCAATGCAAAGTTAGTAGCAACACTTCTTGTCGGTTCAAAGTTGCATGATACTGATTTTACAAAAGCTAAATTATTCGTAACAGATAAAGTAATTTTAGAAGAAGATGAAGAGATATGCCGATTCAAGCCAGAACCAAGTGAGCAAGATAATAAAGCAAATTTTACTTCTCAGACACCTGTCATATTTAGACGAGCGACTTTATCTGGGAAAAAAGTAAAAAGAAAGAAACAGCAAGGTGAGAGAGAAGAACTCATTTATATGGATTTATCTGATTTAGATTTAAGTGAAGTCTGTTTTGAAGAAGCAACCTTACAACATGTCGATTTCTCTTCATCAATTCTCAAAAAATGTAACTTTAGTCGGGCAACTCTGATGGATATTAAGTTCACGGGAACAACCTTATCTAAGGCTACTTTTACGGGAATATATGAGGGAACAAAAGATACTCCCATTAATTTCAGCCAAGCTGTTATGGATGAAGTAGTTTTCAATGGTGAATTCGTTGGTGTGGATTTCACTGCGGTACAAACATTTAAACAAGCTGATAGCCGAAATGCAGTCTTTAGCGAGGCGGATTTTTCGGGTGCTACGATGAGCGAAATGAGGGTTAGTGGGGCTACTTTCAGTAATGTAATTATGGATAAAGATACAGTGTTATTTGATGATGTTAGAGTAGAAAAATATTGGTTTGATTGTTGCTGGAACTCCATTAATCAACAACTCGATGTTCAAGAACTTGATTTTAAAGAAGTAAGGGAAGACTTTAATAAAAAGTTGGGTGATCTTGCTAGAAGACGCACTGTGAAGAGGTTCACCGCCAATATACTAAAGCTACCTTTGTATAAAATCGAACCAAGCGATGAAGTAGAAGAAGCCACCGAAGCAAGTTATGAATCAATCTACAGATACCGTTTGGTAGAAGAAAAGGATAAAGAGACGAGTGTGGAGGTCTTCTATGAAGAAATTCTTTCATCTG
The Phototrophicus methaneseepsis DNA segment above includes these coding regions:
- the cas6 gene encoding CRISPR-associated endoribonuclease Cas6 — encoded protein: MSYFQNDLTSVTLHLRPRKTNRVPKWLGRAAQALYYSSLHDIHPVIATAIHDAHGPKPFTISNIIGAENDGDLTYLNPGHPVKLRLTTLHPHITAITHNTLLPNWNGTGIELHGQPLRIIANAQPDHWSQQTTFAALLDRAPDCREVHMHFTSPTAFKSTAGHHVPLPQPELVFGSLFNRWNFFAPRRMSDAVSDSISKTIQCTKADVHTETIKFARGNKGVISGFLGHVSFYISEQDSVIRRHIQALAAFALYSGIGVHTTVGMGQVKGSVA
- a CDS encoding CRISPR-associated ring nuclease — protein: MRSLSANNPVLLVTLGQRPEAITVALDALLDKYTYDEIGILTTDPKNSGIRRAYHALHTVLADDYQQYKFTVDDYILCHPDGSPIIDLDTNYSAEAYFRGLLQVMKPIREQATPIHLLIAGGRKAMSVYAMLAATWLFGVNDRVLTVLTPQELMQSGFYHMPSKHAHSVQVVEMPMVISRELPITLAAKDIDEMIATQSDPARRFIESLSHARKRVANALAQEDGISNVELASQLGIVEKTVENHLNDIYKQLAAYFDIDHLSDAQKRQMLIDVMRGRV
- a CDS encoding pentapeptide repeat-containing protein, yielding MLDWLVWPFRRIKSFAKFIAETYIGYFFRSFVGRVLLSVIYVIVAIISFSLFPELEKVKLLDGLTTELLGVLFVFLVIDYYRESEAMEQQERRKKEALLDYKNGLERQARSRNNNNALDAIDIIREEGWLDGSTDTNLLEDVNLASSDLTGANLREARLSNTDLSNSNLTNADLRGADLTNTKFINAKLVATLLVGSKLHDTDFTKAKLFVTDKVILEEDEEICRFKPEPSEQDNKANFTSQTPVIFRRATLSGKKVKRKKQQGEREELIYMDLSDLDLSEVCFEEATLQHVDFSSSILKKCNFSRATLMDIKFTGTTLSKATFTGIYEGTKDTPINFSQAVMDEVVFNGEFVGVDFTAVQTFKQADSRNAVFSEADFSGATMSEMRVSGATFSNVIMDKDTVLFDDVRVEKYWFDCCWNSINQQLDVQELDFKEVREDFNKKLGDLARRRTVKRFTANILKLPLYKIEPSDEVEEATEASYESIYRYRLVEEKDKETSVEVFYEEILSSAPQSVLQDQDEEE